A genomic window from Quercus lobata isolate SW786 chromosome 10, ValleyOak3.0 Primary Assembly, whole genome shotgun sequence includes:
- the LOC115966103 gene encoding uncharacterized protein LOC115966103 isoform X2 → MEDPVKEQIQTQTPLPGSGKPKLQRYPLRSGTKLKEEKPPAPELSNPSSTSVSKPRVRPTSSVSKSVSVLDLSGKDKSAKPPRRLSIPAKSIVSPAPKPAGNITPISEARQRRTVASQGKNDTPVSDVSRTTRKKFNVLSSASYWLSQIKLSESAAKHSISLGFFKLAFEAGCEPLQRMRDELKSYTQRHDLSELGEPVKELFERYNISENTQQVQVSETFSQVPEEGTRSSDDDVHSSSSTGGSRKLKPRSLNADADQTSPVTESAKKRTIQKNNSAIRTRGSLNKNSANSKLVSETGGRKSLKKPEKPSKLDSNREKGKTKQGKKSEAVPVSTLPAEDVLQENKENMDAPPTMEEINLSEVV, encoded by the exons ATGGAAGACCCAGTCAAGGAACAGATCCAGACTCAGACTCCACTTCCTG GATCGGGGAAACCGAAGCTTCAGCGTTACCCATTGCGTTCAGGGACTAAACTCAAGGAAGAAAAGCCACCGGCCCCTGAATTATCAAACCCTTCTTCTACTTCTGTATCTAAGCCACG ggtgAGACCTACATCAAGTGTAAGTAAAAGTGTTAGTGTTCTTGATCTTTCTGGCAAGGACAAGTCTGCAAAGCCACCCAGGAGGCTGTCTATTCCTGCCAAGTCTATTGTCAGTCCAGCACCAAAACCGGCTGGCAACATCACTCCAATTTCGGAGGCTAGACAGAGGAGAACTGTTGCTAGTCAGGGGAAAAATGATACACCTGTTTCCGATGTTTCCAGAACAACAAGAAAGAAATTCAATGTTTTGTCCTCGGCATCATATTGGCTCTCACAGATTAAGCTCTCTGAATCTGCTGCTAAGCACTCAATTTCACTTGGCTTTTTTAAATTAGCGTTTGAGGCAGGATGTGAG CCTCTTCAGCGAATGCGAGATGAGCTCAAGTCCTACACTCAGCGACATGACCTCAGTGAACTTGGGGAACCTGTGAAGGAATTATTTGAAAGGTATAACATATCAGAAAACACACAGCAGGTGCAGGTCTCTGAAACCTTTTCTCAGGTGCCTGAAGAGGGAACTCGATCATCTGATGATGACGTCCACAGCTCTTCTTCTACTGGGGGAAGTAGGAAGTTGAAGCCCAGGTCTTTGAATGCTGATGCTGATCAAACTTCTCCAGTCACTGAATCTGCCAAGAAGAGAACTATTCAGAAGAACAATTCTGCAATCAGGACTAGGGGATCTTTGAATAAGAACTCAGCAAATTCAAAACTTGTTTCAGAGACTGGGGGTCGTAAGTCGCTAAAGAAACCTGAGAAGCCAAGTAAGCTGGATTCTAATAGAGAAAAGGGCAAGACCAAGCAGGGAAAGAAATCTGAAGCAG TTCCAGTCAGCACTTTGCCTGCCGAGGATGTGCTccaagagaacaaagaaaatatg GATGCTCCCCCCACAATGGAAGAGATCAACTTGTCTGAGGTAGTGTAG
- the LOC115966103 gene encoding uncharacterized protein LOC115966103 isoform X1, with amino-acid sequence MEDPVKEQIQTQTPLPDIVGSGKPKLQRYPLRSGTKLKEEKPPAPELSNPSSTSVSKPRVRPTSSVSKSVSVLDLSGKDKSAKPPRRLSIPAKSIVSPAPKPAGNITPISEARQRRTVASQGKNDTPVSDVSRTTRKKFNVLSSASYWLSQIKLSESAAKHSISLGFFKLAFEAGCEPLQRMRDELKSYTQRHDLSELGEPVKELFERYNISENTQQVQVSETFSQVPEEGTRSSDDDVHSSSSTGGSRKLKPRSLNADADQTSPVTESAKKRTIQKNNSAIRTRGSLNKNSANSKLVSETGGRKSLKKPEKPSKLDSNREKGKTKQGKKSEAVPVSTLPAEDVLQENKENMDAPPTMEEINLSEVV; translated from the exons ATGGAAGACCCAGTCAAGGAACAGATCCAGACTCAGACTCCACTTCCTG ACATTGTAGGATCGGGGAAACCGAAGCTTCAGCGTTACCCATTGCGTTCAGGGACTAAACTCAAGGAAGAAAAGCCACCGGCCCCTGAATTATCAAACCCTTCTTCTACTTCTGTATCTAAGCCACG ggtgAGACCTACATCAAGTGTAAGTAAAAGTGTTAGTGTTCTTGATCTTTCTGGCAAGGACAAGTCTGCAAAGCCACCCAGGAGGCTGTCTATTCCTGCCAAGTCTATTGTCAGTCCAGCACCAAAACCGGCTGGCAACATCACTCCAATTTCGGAGGCTAGACAGAGGAGAACTGTTGCTAGTCAGGGGAAAAATGATACACCTGTTTCCGATGTTTCCAGAACAACAAGAAAGAAATTCAATGTTTTGTCCTCGGCATCATATTGGCTCTCACAGATTAAGCTCTCTGAATCTGCTGCTAAGCACTCAATTTCACTTGGCTTTTTTAAATTAGCGTTTGAGGCAGGATGTGAG CCTCTTCAGCGAATGCGAGATGAGCTCAAGTCCTACACTCAGCGACATGACCTCAGTGAACTTGGGGAACCTGTGAAGGAATTATTTGAAAGGTATAACATATCAGAAAACACACAGCAGGTGCAGGTCTCTGAAACCTTTTCTCAGGTGCCTGAAGAGGGAACTCGATCATCTGATGATGACGTCCACAGCTCTTCTTCTACTGGGGGAAGTAGGAAGTTGAAGCCCAGGTCTTTGAATGCTGATGCTGATCAAACTTCTCCAGTCACTGAATCTGCCAAGAAGAGAACTATTCAGAAGAACAATTCTGCAATCAGGACTAGGGGATCTTTGAATAAGAACTCAGCAAATTCAAAACTTGTTTCAGAGACTGGGGGTCGTAAGTCGCTAAAGAAACCTGAGAAGCCAAGTAAGCTGGATTCTAATAGAGAAAAGGGCAAGACCAAGCAGGGAAAGAAATCTGAAGCAG TTCCAGTCAGCACTTTGCCTGCCGAGGATGTGCTccaagagaacaaagaaaatatg GATGCTCCCCCCACAATGGAAGAGATCAACTTGTCTGAGGTAGTGTAG
- the LOC115963994 gene encoding NADPH:adrenodoxin oxidoreductase, mitochondrial has translation MAIFQARTWLSRSFSTLSSHPLRVCVVGSGPAGFYTAEKMLKAHQEAQVDIIDRLPTPFGLVRSGVAPDHPETKIVINQFSRVARHDRCSFFGNVTLGSSVSLLELRELYHVVVLAYGAESDRALGIPGEDLVGIHSAREFVWWYNGHPDCKNLDLDLKNTDTAVILGQGNVALDVARILLRPATELATTDIASHALAALEESSIRKVYLVGRRGPVQAACTAKELREVLGIKDLCIHLQEADLLKTPKDEEEIKNNRIQRRVYELLSKAATTGPSHPRSGQRELHFVFFRKPDRFLESDERRGHVSGVHFEKTVLKDVGDGKRVAVGTGQFEDLECGMVLKSIGYKSVPVDGLPFDHQKGVVPNIRGRVLHDTSGDPTLLEEGLYVCGWLKRGPTGIIATNLYCAEETVVSISEDLNLLASKASLPKPGREGLLHLLDNRKVKFVQFSAWEKIDSTETRLGSLKNKPREKLTTWEELLKVARE, from the exons ATGGCGATCTTTCAAGCAAGGACCTGGCTTTCCAGAAGTTTTTCAACTCTCTCTTCCCATCCATTGCGCGTTTGTGTCGTTGGAAGTGGACCCGCTGGCTTCTACACCGCTGAAAAg ATGCTGAAGGCACATCAAGAAGCGCAAGTTGATATCATCGATAGGTTGCCAACGCCGTTTGGACTAGTACGCTCCGGTGTAGCACCTGATCATCCTGAAACAAAG ATTGTCATCAACCAGTTTTCTAGGGTTGCACGCCATGACCGGTGCTCATTTTTTGGAAATGTGACGCTTGGGTCTTCAGTTTCCCTTTTGGAGCTTCGTGAGTTGTACCATGTG GTTGTTCTTGCCTACGGTGCTGAAAGTGACAGAGCGCTTGGTATTCCAGGAGAA GATCTGGTTGGCATTCATTCAGCCAGAGAATTTGTTTGGTGGTATAATGGGCACCCAGATTGCAAAAACCTAGATCTCGACTTGAAGAACACTGATACAGCTGTCATTCTTGGCCAG GGTAATGTAGCTCTTGATGTAGCACGTATCCTTTTACGACCAGCAACAGAATTGGCAACAACTGATATCGCAAGTCATGCTTTGGCTGCTTTAGAGGAGAGCTCTATCAG GAAGGTGTATTTGGTTGGAAGACGTGGACCAGTCCAAGCAGCTTGTACTGCTAAAGAGCTACGTGAAGTTCTTG GTATTAAAGATCTTTGTATTCATTTACAGGAGGCTGATCTTCTTAAAACCCCGAAAGATGAG GAAGAGATAAAGAACAATCGAATTCAGAGGAGGGTTTATGAGTTGCTCTCTAAGGCAGCCACCACAGGACCTTCCCATCCAAGATCCGGTCAACGTGAACTCCACTTTGTTTTCTTCCGGAAACCAGATAGATTTCTAGAGTCAGATGAAAGAAGAGGCCATGTTTCTGGCGTGCACTTTGAGAAGACAGTTCTTAAAG ATGTTGGTGATGGAAAACGTGTTGCAGTTGGTACTGGACAATTTGAAGACCTTGAATGCGG GATGGTGCTAAAGAGCATTGGTTACAAATCAGTTCCAGTTGATGGTTTACCCTTTGATCATCAGAAAG GCGTGGTTCCCAACATCAGAGGTCGAGTTCTACATGATACTTCAGGAGATCCAACTCTGCTTGAGGAGGGATTGTATGTATGTGGATGGTTGAAAAGAGGACCAACTGGGATAATTGCTACAAACCTCTATTGTGCCGAGGAAACC GTTGTGAGTATATCTGAAGATCTTAATCTATTGGCATCAAAAGCCAGCTTGCCCAAGCCAGGCAGAGAGGGTCTGCTCCATTTATTAGATAACCGGAAAGTCAAATTCGTGCAGTTCAGTGCCTGGGAAAAGATAGACTCTACAGAAACTAGGCTTGGGAGTCTTAAAAACAAACCCAGGGAAAAATTAACTACATGGGAGGAGCTACTCAAAGTTGCCAGGGAATAA
- the LOC115963774 gene encoding uncharacterized protein LOC115963774, whose translation MKLITLARFTRVRPTLPEITGPLQFRCFQPDFVPRDPNAKPKRYKYPPFYDPYGPRPPPSDKIINLAEQIAALPTEERRQIGPTLADRLRHPKLQPISLEGIDLGPQGGAAGSTKAEEKKAEKTAFDVKLEKFDAAAKIKVIKEVRAFTSLGLKEAKELVEKVPVLVKQGVTKEEANEIIEKIKAAGGVAIME comes from the coding sequence ATGAAGCTTATCACGCTTGCTAGATTCACTCGTGTCCGTCCCACTCTCCCTGAAATAACTGGTCCTTTGCAGTTTCGTTGCTTCCAGCCTGATTTTGTTCCTAGAGATCCCAATGCCAAGCCAAAAAGGTACAAATATCCACCATTCTATGATCCATATGGTCCAAGACCCCCACCATCTGATAAAATCATTAATCTTGCTGAACAAATTGCGGCATTACCCACAGAAGAACGCAGACAAATTGGTCCTACTCTCGCTGACAGGCTAAGGCATCCAAAGCTGCAGCCAATTTCTTTAGAAGGTATCGATCTGGGCCCACAGGGAGGGGCTGCTGGATCTACAAAGGCTGAGGAGAAGAAGGCAGAGAAAACAGCATTTGATGTGAAATTGGAGAAGTTTGATGCAGCTGCGAAaatcaaggtgatcaaagaagTAAGAGCCTTTACCAGTCTGGGATTGAAAGAGGCTAAAGAACTGGTTGAGAAGGTTCCTGTTTTGGTTAAACAAGGGGTCACTAAGGAGGAGGCAAAtgaaataatagagaaaataaaggCTGCTGGAGGCGTTGCGATTATGGAATAA